The Mycolicibacterium fluoranthenivorans genome has a window encoding:
- a CDS encoding sugar phosphate isomerase/epimerase family protein, with product MKIAGAPISWGVCEVPGWGFQLEPDRVLTEMRGVGLTATELGPEGFLPADTDELKTVLAQHDLACVGGFVPAVLHNADHDPADDLAGPLESLVAAGAGVVVLAAATGSDGYDSRPVLDENQWATLLSNLDRLAGIVSARGLLAVLHPHVGTMVETRDDVDRVLAGSAIPLCLDTGHLLIGGTDPLELAKAVPNRIAHTHLKDVDAALAAKVQSGELSYTDAVKAGMYTPLGTGDVDIAGIVSVLQDNGFDGWFVMEQDTILDGAPAGDGPVADVRASVAYLNSL from the coding sequence ATGAAGATCGCAGGTGCACCCATTTCCTGGGGCGTGTGCGAGGTCCCCGGCTGGGGCTTCCAGCTCGAACCCGACCGTGTCCTGACCGAGATGCGCGGTGTTGGGCTGACCGCCACCGAACTCGGACCGGAGGGCTTCCTGCCCGCCGATACCGACGAGCTGAAGACAGTTCTGGCGCAACACGATCTGGCCTGCGTCGGCGGGTTCGTCCCCGCCGTATTGCACAACGCCGACCACGATCCGGCCGATGACCTTGCCGGCCCGCTGGAGTCACTGGTGGCCGCCGGTGCCGGCGTCGTGGTGCTGGCCGCCGCCACCGGATCCGACGGCTACGACTCCCGCCCGGTGCTCGACGAGAACCAGTGGGCGACGCTGCTGTCCAACCTGGATCGGCTGGCCGGCATCGTCAGCGCACGTGGCCTGCTTGCGGTGCTGCATCCGCATGTGGGAACGATGGTCGAGACCCGGGACGACGTGGACCGCGTGCTGGCCGGATCGGCGATCCCGCTGTGCCTGGATACCGGGCATCTGCTCATCGGTGGCACCGATCCGCTGGAACTGGCCAAGGCGGTGCCGAATCGCATCGCGCACACCCACCTCAAGGATGTCGATGCGGCGCTGGCCGCCAAGGTGCAGTCCGGCGAGCTGAGCTACACCGATGCCGTCAAGGCCGGGATGTACACGCCGCTGGGGACGGGCGACGTCGATATCGCAGGCATCGTCTCGGTGTTGCAGGACAACGGTTTCGACGGCTGGTTCGTGATGGAGCAAGACACCATCCTCGACGGCGCTCCGGCCGGCGACGGCCCGGTCGCCGACGTGCGAGCCAGTGTCGCGTACCTGAACAGCCTGTGA
- a CDS encoding Gfo/Idh/MocA family oxidoreductase, with amino-acid sequence MTTLGVIGLGRIGAFHTETLSALEGVDGLVITDERPDVAAAVAAKHGAKAVDTVAELLSSGVDGVVVAAATPAHAELTLAAVERGIPTFCEKPIASTAAESARVAEAIAASGVPVQVGYQRRFDAAFAAAKRAVDDGSLGHIHTVRSTTMDPAPPPLDYIKGSGGIFRDCAVHDFDVIRWITGQNPVEVYATGSVQGDPLFAEYGDVDTAAVIVRFDGGALGVVSNARYNARGYDCRLEVHGFDDSVAAGWDQGAPLRNVDPANTFPTGPAHNFFMDRFTEAFRTELAGFVEVAKGGPVAGATVADAVEVAWLAEAATESLRRGVPVAIEEVRNS; translated from the coding sequence ATGACCACCCTCGGAGTGATCGGACTGGGCCGCATCGGCGCATTCCACACCGAAACCCTTTCCGCCCTAGAAGGTGTGGACGGCCTGGTGATCACCGACGAGCGGCCCGACGTGGCCGCCGCGGTCGCCGCCAAGCACGGCGCCAAGGCCGTCGACACCGTGGCAGAACTGCTGTCCTCCGGCGTGGACGGCGTAGTGGTGGCCGCCGCCACCCCGGCACATGCCGAGCTGACCCTGGCCGCCGTCGAACGTGGCATCCCCACCTTCTGCGAGAAGCCGATCGCCTCCACCGCAGCCGAGAGTGCGCGGGTCGCCGAGGCGATCGCCGCATCCGGCGTGCCGGTCCAGGTGGGCTACCAGCGCCGCTTCGATGCCGCCTTCGCCGCCGCCAAGCGGGCCGTCGACGACGGATCGCTCGGCCACATCCACACGGTGCGCAGCACCACGATGGATCCGGCTCCCCCGCCGCTGGACTACATCAAGGGCTCGGGCGGCATCTTCCGCGACTGCGCCGTCCACGATTTCGACGTCATCCGGTGGATCACCGGCCAGAACCCGGTCGAGGTCTACGCCACCGGATCGGTCCAGGGTGACCCGTTGTTCGCCGAGTACGGCGATGTGGACACCGCCGCGGTGATCGTACGGTTCGACGGCGGCGCGCTCGGGGTGGTCTCCAACGCCCGCTACAACGCTCGCGGGTACGACTGCCGCCTGGAGGTGCACGGGTTCGACGACAGCGTGGCCGCCGGCTGGGATCAGGGTGCGCCCTTGCGAAATGTGGATCCGGCCAACACCTTCCCGACCGGTCCCGCCCACAACTTCTTCATGGACCGGTTCACCGAGGCCTTCCGCACCGAGCTGGCGGGCTTCGTGGAGGTCGCCAAGGGCGGGCCGGTCGCCGGCGCCACCGTGGCCGACGCCGTGGAGGTGGCCTGGCTGGCGGAGGCCGCCACCGAGTCCCTGCGCCGGGGCGTCCCGGTTGCCATCGAGGAGGTCCGTAACTCATGA
- a CDS encoding phytanoyl-CoA dioxygenase family protein, with the protein MAAPLTRSEPEWIVESDCSLRDFQAQVTRATDLADYPHAVDVRSNVLVYAADAGADRRALQSELIRALTHGPGVVVFEGAFDHGVLDRASAAFDDIIAAQHAAGGAVGDHFGKTGANDRIWNAAQKLALHAPEVFAQYYSADTLALVSQAWLGPRYQVTSQVNVVNPGGAAQVPHRDYHLGFVDADQLADYPAHLHRLSPALTLQGAVAHCDMPLESGPTMLLPYSQGFEAGYIAFHRPEFIDFFAAHQVQLPLHKGDAVFFNPALYHGAGQNVSADIRRMANLLQISSPFGRAMEALDRTAMVKAVYPALLAMKRAGHTDRVLANAVNATAEGYAFPTNLDSDQPIGSLAPPSQVDTVLAALAAELNPDELDTILDQQQERRIP; encoded by the coding sequence ATGGCTGCACCACTGACCCGCTCCGAGCCGGAGTGGATCGTCGAATCCGACTGCTCGCTGCGGGATTTTCAGGCCCAGGTGACACGCGCGACCGATCTGGCCGACTACCCGCACGCCGTCGATGTCCGCAGCAACGTGCTCGTCTACGCCGCGGACGCCGGCGCCGACCGCCGCGCACTGCAATCCGAGCTGATCCGCGCTCTGACCCACGGCCCCGGCGTCGTCGTCTTCGAAGGGGCCTTCGACCATGGCGTGCTGGATCGGGCGAGCGCCGCATTCGACGACATCATCGCCGCGCAACACGCCGCAGGTGGCGCGGTCGGTGACCACTTCGGCAAGACCGGCGCCAACGACCGAATCTGGAACGCCGCTCAGAAGCTGGCACTGCACGCTCCCGAGGTGTTCGCGCAGTACTACAGCGCCGACACCCTCGCCCTGGTGTCACAAGCCTGGCTGGGACCGCGCTATCAAGTGACATCACAGGTCAACGTGGTCAATCCCGGTGGTGCAGCACAGGTTCCGCACCGCGACTATCACCTCGGCTTCGTCGACGCCGATCAGCTGGCCGACTATCCGGCCCATCTGCACCGACTGTCGCCCGCCCTGACCCTGCAAGGCGCCGTCGCACACTGCGATATGCCGCTGGAAAGCGGGCCGACCATGCTGCTGCCCTACTCGCAGGGGTTCGAGGCCGGCTATATCGCCTTCCACCGCCCGGAGTTCATCGACTTCTTCGCCGCCCATCAGGTGCAGCTGCCGCTGCACAAGGGGGACGCGGTGTTCTTCAATCCAGCGCTCTATCACGGTGCGGGCCAAAATGTCTCGGCCGATATCCGCCGGATGGCGAACCTGCTGCAGATCTCGTCCCCGTTCGGGCGAGCGATGGAAGCGCTGGATCGGACCGCGATGGTGAAGGCCGTCTACCCGGCACTGCTGGCGATGAAGCGAGCCGGCCACACCGACCGCGTGCTGGCCAATGCCGTGAACGCCACCGCCGAGGGCTACGCCTTCCCCACCAATCTCGACAGTGATCAGCCGATCGGCAGCCTCGCCCCGCCCAGCCAGGTCGACACCGTGCTGGCCGCGTTGGCCGCGGAACTGAACCCCGACGAACTCGACACCATCCTCGATCAGCAGCAAGAACGGAGAATCCCATGA
- a CDS encoding LacI family DNA-binding transcriptional regulator has translation MHRYKVREIAQQCGLSEATVDRVLNDRPGVRENTRAEVMQAIADLDKQRAQLRLNGRRYLIDVVMQTPQRFSDAFRAAIEAELPAFAPAMLRARFHLWESGSTDQMAEELGRIKGSHGVVLKAQDEPTVAEAIDRLVGAGVPVVTYTTDVPNSARCAYVGIDNHGAGMTAAYLMDQWLGPAPSGVLITLSRTVFRGEGEREVGFRSGLRGTGREIVEVSDSDGIDATNERLVLDALASHPHVEAVYSPGGGNTATVAAFDRLGRVCRVFVGHDLDADNRRLLRDGRMSVVLHNDLRADARLAMRVILAQHGALPAEPVRPTPIQVITPYNLPA, from the coding sequence GTGCATCGCTACAAGGTTCGTGAGATTGCCCAGCAGTGCGGCCTCAGCGAGGCCACGGTCGACCGCGTGCTCAATGACCGACCCGGCGTGCGCGAGAACACCCGCGCCGAGGTCATGCAGGCCATCGCCGATCTGGACAAGCAGCGAGCCCAGTTGCGGCTCAACGGTCGTCGTTACCTCATCGATGTGGTGATGCAGACACCGCAGCGGTTCTCCGACGCGTTCCGTGCCGCGATCGAGGCCGAGTTGCCGGCCTTCGCCCCGGCAATGCTGCGCGCCCGGTTCCACCTCTGGGAATCGGGTTCGACCGACCAGATGGCCGAGGAGCTCGGTCGCATCAAGGGCAGCCACGGGGTGGTGCTCAAGGCGCAGGATGAGCCCACGGTGGCCGAGGCGATCGACCGTCTGGTCGGCGCCGGGGTGCCGGTGGTGACGTACACGACCGATGTGCCCAACAGTGCGCGCTGCGCCTATGTCGGGATCGACAATCACGGCGCCGGGATGACTGCGGCCTACCTGATGGACCAGTGGCTCGGACCGGCGCCGTCGGGTGTGTTGATCACCCTGAGTCGCACGGTGTTTCGCGGTGAGGGGGAGCGCGAAGTGGGCTTCCGGTCCGGTTTACGAGGCACCGGCCGGGAGATCGTCGAGGTCAGTGACAGCGACGGTATCGACGCGACCAACGAACGGCTGGTGCTCGACGCGCTGGCGAGTCACCCGCACGTGGAGGCGGTGTATTCGCCCGGTGGCGGTAACACCGCGACGGTCGCGGCCTTCGACCGGTTGGGAAGGGTCTGCCGCGTCTTTGTCGGCCATGACCTGGATGCGGACAACCGGCGGCTGCTGCGGGACGGCCGTATGTCGGTGGTGCTGCACAATGACCTGCGGGCCGATGCGCGGCTGGCGATGCGGGTGATCCTGGCGCAGCACGGCGCGTTGCCGGCCGAACCCGTGCGCCCGACGCCGATTCAGGTCATCACGCCCTACAACCTGCCTGCCTAG
- a CDS encoding PfkB family carbohydrate kinase: protein MTPTLVPGVTVLGNLAIDIIDGAPPSPGGCASFAGVALEDVSVLAHIVGMGAPADHELFDAVLERFGSMVRFLPSDRTSAFRLDYDDTDHRRMSVDAIGPVWTAADIDTDDPRTTWIHLAPLMRTDFPASTLAHLAARGHRIAYDGQGLVRADRLGPLTLDRNFSSDLLSHLDVLKLAEDEAVIVADGDFDAAAAERLGVPEIVVTYGSEGCDIYKDGTVVRVPAAWRVLGVQTTGAGDMFTSCYVANRADGADPRRAAELASELVARELQKRVEVGSPDRV, encoded by the coding sequence ATGACGCCGACGTTGGTCCCGGGCGTGACCGTGCTGGGAAACCTCGCGATCGACATCATCGACGGAGCCCCGCCGAGCCCGGGTGGCTGCGCCTCGTTCGCCGGGGTCGCACTCGAAGATGTCAGTGTGCTGGCGCACATCGTGGGAATGGGTGCCCCGGCCGACCATGAGCTGTTCGACGCGGTGCTTGAGCGTTTCGGGTCGATGGTGCGGTTCCTGCCGTCGGACCGGACGAGCGCTTTCCGCCTCGATTACGACGACACCGACCACCGCCGGATGTCGGTGGATGCCATCGGACCGGTATGGACGGCCGCGGATATCGACACCGACGACCCGCGTACGACGTGGATCCACCTGGCACCGCTGATGCGGACGGACTTCCCGGCGAGCACGCTGGCCCATCTGGCCGCGCGCGGGCATCGGATCGCCTACGACGGGCAGGGGCTGGTGCGCGCCGACCGGCTCGGCCCACTGACGCTGGACCGCAATTTCTCGTCCGATCTGCTGAGCCACCTCGATGTACTCAAGCTGGCCGAAGATGAGGCCGTCATCGTCGCCGACGGTGATTTCGACGCCGCGGCTGCCGAGCGGCTCGGGGTTCCCGAGATCGTGGTGACCTACGGCTCGGAGGGCTGCGATATCTACAAGGACGGCACCGTGGTCCGGGTGCCCGCCGCGTGGCGGGTGCTCGGCGTCCAGACCACCGGTGCCGGGGACATGTTCACGTCCTGCTACGTCGCCAACCGGGCCGACGGTGCCGACCCGCGTCGGGCCGCTGAGCTGGCCAGCGAGCTGGTGGCCAGGGAGTTGCAGAAGCGCGTCGAGGTGGGTTCGCCGGACCGGGTGTGA
- a CDS encoding 2-oxoacid:acceptor oxidoreductase subunit alpha translates to MGQNGNGAAPRQKLEKVVIRFAGDSGDGMQLTGDRFTSEAALFGNDLATQPNYPAEIRAPQGTLPGVSSFQIQIADYDILTAGDRPDVLVAMNPAALKANVADLPRGGLIIANSDEFTKRNLAKVGYDSNPLESEELSDYVVQSVAMTTLTLGAVEAIGATKKDGQRAKNMFALGLLSWMYGRELEASEAFIREKFARKPEIAEANVLALKAGWNYGETTEAFAVTYEVAPAKLKTGEYRQISGNTALAYGVVAAGQLGDIQVVLGTYPITPASDILHELSKYKHFNVLTFQAEDEIAGIGAAIGASYGGALGVTSTSGPGVSLKSEAIGLAVMTELPLLVIDVQRGGPSTGLPTKTEQADLLQALYGRNGESPVAVLAPCSPSDCFDVAVEAVRIAIGYHTPVIILSDGAIANGSEPWRIPDISTYPAIEHTFAEAGKPFQPYARDPETLARQFAIPGTPGLEHRIGGLESANGSGNISYEPKNHDLMVRLRQAKIDGITVPDLEVDDPTGDAELLLLGWGSSYGPIGEACRRARRNGIKVAHAQLRYLNPFPANLEEVLRRYPNVVVPEMNLGQLALLLRGKYLVDVQSVTKVEGMAFLADEVEGIIGAALDGSLREKETDKAKFARLAAATVDSGVGAGA, encoded by the coding sequence GTGGGCCAGAACGGCAATGGAGCCGCCCCGCGGCAGAAGCTGGAGAAAGTCGTCATCCGCTTTGCGGGCGACTCCGGCGACGGCATGCAGCTGACCGGTGACCGTTTCACGTCGGAAGCGGCGCTGTTCGGCAATGACCTTGCGACACAGCCGAACTACCCCGCCGAGATCCGGGCACCACAGGGCACCCTGCCCGGTGTGTCGTCGTTCCAGATCCAGATCGCCGATTACGACATCCTGACCGCAGGCGACCGTCCCGACGTGCTCGTCGCGATGAATCCCGCGGCGCTGAAGGCCAACGTTGCCGACCTGCCGCGCGGCGGGCTGATCATCGCCAACTCCGACGAGTTCACCAAGCGCAACCTGGCGAAGGTCGGCTACGACAGCAACCCGCTGGAGTCTGAGGAGCTGTCCGACTATGTGGTGCAGTCCGTCGCCATGACGACCCTCACCTTGGGTGCGGTCGAGGCGATCGGTGCCACCAAGAAGGACGGCCAGCGCGCCAAGAACATGTTCGCCCTCGGGCTGCTGTCGTGGATGTACGGCCGCGAGCTGGAAGCCAGCGAGGCCTTCATCCGCGAGAAGTTCGCCCGCAAGCCCGAGATCGCCGAAGCCAATGTGCTGGCGCTGAAGGCGGGCTGGAACTACGGCGAGACCACCGAGGCGTTCGCCGTCACCTACGAGGTGGCCCCGGCCAAGCTCAAGACCGGTGAGTACCGGCAGATCTCCGGTAACACCGCCCTGGCCTACGGTGTCGTGGCGGCCGGCCAGCTGGGCGATATCCAGGTGGTGCTGGGCACCTACCCGATCACCCCGGCCAGCGACATCCTGCACGAGCTGTCGAAGTACAAGCACTTCAACGTGCTCACCTTCCAGGCCGAGGACGAGATCGCCGGCATCGGTGCGGCCATCGGGGCGTCCTACGGTGGCGCCCTCGGCGTCACCAGCACGTCCGGACCCGGCGTTTCGCTCAAGTCGGAGGCCATCGGCTTGGCCGTGATGACCGAGTTGCCGCTGCTCGTCATCGATGTGCAGCGCGGCGGTCCGTCCACCGGCCTGCCGACCAAGACCGAACAGGCCGACCTGCTGCAGGCGCTCTACGGCCGCAACGGCGAATCGCCGGTCGCGGTGCTGGCTCCGTGCTCGCCGTCGGACTGCTTCGATGTCGCCGTCGAGGCCGTGCGCATCGCGATCGGCTATCACACGCCGGTGATCATCTTGTCCGACGGCGCGATCGCCAACGGCTCGGAGCCGTGGCGGATCCCCGACATCAGCACCTACCCGGCCATCGAGCACACCTTCGCCGAGGCGGGCAAGCCGTTCCAGCCGTATGCGCGTGACCCCGAGACACTGGCCCGCCAGTTCGCGATTCCCGGGACGCCCGGTCTGGAGCACCGGATCGGCGGCCTCGAATCGGCCAACGGGTCCGGCAACATCTCCTACGAGCCGAAGAACCACGACCTCATGGTCCGGTTGCGGCAGGCCAAGATCGACGGCATCACGGTGCCCGACCTCGAGGTCGACGACCCGACCGGCGACGCCGAGCTGCTGCTGCTCGGCTGGGGTAGCAGTTACGGCCCCATCGGCGAGGCCTGCCGGCGTGCCCGGCGCAACGGCATCAAGGTGGCGCACGCTCAGCTGCGGTACCTGAACCCGTTCCCGGCCAATCTCGAAGAGGTGCTGCGGCGCTATCCGAACGTGGTCGTGCCGGAGATGAACCTGGGGCAGCTCGCTCTGCTGCTGCGTGGCAAGTACCTGGTCGATGTGCAGTCGGTGACCAAGGTCGAGGGGATGGCGTTTCTGGCCGACGAGGTCGAGGGCATCATCGGCGCGGCGCTGGACGGGTCGTTGCGCGAGAAGGAAACTGACAAGGCAAAGTTTGCGCGGCTGGCAGCTGCCACCGTGGATTCGGGTGTGGGAGCAGGAGCATGA
- a CDS encoding 2-oxoacid:ferredoxin oxidoreductase subunit beta codes for MTTARSEADRASTQFIGADLGLTEALSKTALVPTADQPQKGKDFTSDQEVRWCPGCGDYVILNTIRNFLPELGLRRENIAFISGIGCSSRFPYYLETYGFHSIHGRAPTIATGLALARPDLSVWVVTGDGDSLSIGGNHLIHALRRNINITILLFNNRIYGLTKGQYSPTSEVGKVTKSTPMGSVDYPFNPVSLALGAEATFVGRALDSDRAGLTEVLRAAASHRGAALVEIMQDCPIFNDGSFDALRKEGSEDRLINLSHGEQITFGADAQYCVVKSGYGLEVAKTADVAADQIVVHDATIDDPAYAFALSRLSEQNLEHMVTGIFRQVSRPTYDDAARQQVADARAAKPGDTAALQALLRGKDTWTVD; via the coding sequence ATGACAACAGCGAGAAGCGAAGCGGATCGCGCGTCTACCCAGTTCATTGGCGCGGACCTGGGCCTGACCGAAGCCCTCAGCAAGACGGCGCTGGTGCCGACGGCGGACCAGCCGCAGAAGGGCAAGGACTTCACCAGCGACCAGGAGGTCCGCTGGTGCCCCGGGTGCGGTGACTACGTCATCCTCAACACCATCCGCAACTTCCTGCCGGAGCTGGGACTGCGTCGCGAGAACATCGCCTTCATCAGCGGTATCGGCTGCTCCAGCCGGTTCCCGTACTACCTGGAGACCTACGGGTTCCACTCCATCCACGGTCGCGCGCCGACGATTGCCACCGGCCTGGCGCTGGCCCGTCCGGATCTGTCGGTGTGGGTGGTGACCGGTGACGGCGACTCGCTGTCCATCGGCGGCAACCACCTCATCCATGCGCTGCGCCGCAACATCAACATCACCATCCTGCTGTTCAACAACCGGATCTACGGCCTGACCAAGGGGCAGTACTCGCCGACCTCGGAGGTCGGCAAGGTCACCAAGTCCACCCCGATGGGCTCGGTCGACTACCCGTTCAACCCGGTGTCGCTGGCGCTGGGCGCCGAGGCCACGTTCGTCGGCCGGGCGCTGGACTCCGATCGCGCGGGTTTGACCGAGGTACTGCGGGCCGCGGCCAGCCACCGCGGCGCGGCGCTGGTCGAGATCATGCAGGACTGCCCGATCTTCAATGACGGCTCCTTCGACGCTCTGCGCAAGGAAGGCTCCGAGGACCGGCTGATCAACCTCAGCCACGGCGAGCAGATCACGTTCGGCGCCGACGCGCAGTACTGCGTGGTCAAGTCCGGCTACGGCCTGGAGGTCGCCAAGACCGCCGACGTGGCCGCCGATCAGATCGTGGTGCACGATGCCACGATCGACGATCCGGCCTACGCCTTCGCGCTGTCGCGGTTGTCCGAACAGAACCTTGAGCACATGGTGACAGGCATCTTCCGCCAGGTCAGCAGGCCGACCTACGATGACGCGGCCCGCCAGCAGGTGGCCGACGCCAGAGCGGCCAAGCCGGGTGACACTGCCGCGTTGCAGGCACTGCTTCGTGGCAAGGACACCTGGACCGTCGACTAG
- the mobA gene encoding molybdenum cofactor guanylyltransferase → MTSPSPLAAVVLAGGASRRMGRDKATLEFGGQMLVERVVAVVSQRCSPVFVIAAPGQALPALSADVLRDEVRGVGPLLATARGLRAAADAGAQRAFVCAVDMPYLSTDLIDALVAQPTVADVVLPWDGRDHYLAGVYRTGLADTAARLVAAGERSMRALVDGTAGVDTHRVVLDEQRALTNVNTAADLT, encoded by the coding sequence GTGACGTCACCTTCGCCACTGGCAGCAGTCGTGTTGGCAGGCGGGGCGTCCCGCCGTATGGGCCGCGATAAGGCAACGCTCGAGTTCGGCGGCCAGATGCTGGTCGAACGTGTCGTCGCCGTGGTGTCGCAGCGGTGCTCTCCGGTGTTCGTGATCGCCGCGCCAGGTCAGGCGCTGCCGGCGCTGTCCGCCGACGTTCTTCGGGACGAGGTGCGCGGGGTCGGCCCGCTGCTCGCGACGGCGCGCGGGCTGCGGGCGGCCGCAGACGCCGGTGCACAGCGGGCCTTCGTCTGCGCGGTGGACATGCCCTACCTGTCCACCGACCTGATCGATGCGCTGGTCGCGCAGCCCACGGTCGCCGATGTCGTGCTGCCGTGGGACGGTCGGGACCACTACCTGGCTGGGGTGTACCGCACCGGGCTGGCCGATACGGCGGCCCGACTGGTGGCGGCGGGAGAGCGGAGCATGCGGGCCCTGGTCGACGGCACCGCCGGCGTCGACACCCACCGTGTCGTGCTGGACGAGCAACGCGCGCTGACCAACGTCAACACCGCCGCCGACCTGACCTGA
- a CDS encoding transglycosylase family protein has translation MKNLSVAIKKTITRILWVAAAVGALAVAPLALSATASADSGVNWDAVAQCESGGNWSTNTGNGASGGLQFKQATWTANGGVGAPHQASRAEQIRVAENVLRTQGLGAWPTCGAKGATPAVWTTSAPATSAPAATGCQAIRPGAILGIFDVRKMCTVLTSFGQPR, from the coding sequence ATGAAGAACCTCAGCGTCGCGATCAAGAAGACAATCACCCGGATCCTCTGGGTAGCCGCCGCAGTCGGCGCCCTCGCCGTCGCGCCGCTGGCCCTGTCGGCCACCGCCAGCGCCGACAGCGGGGTGAACTGGGACGCGGTCGCCCAGTGCGAGTCCGGTGGCAACTGGTCGACCAATACCGGTAACGGTGCCTCCGGCGGACTTCAGTTCAAGCAGGCCACCTGGACCGCCAACGGCGGCGTGGGCGCCCCGCACCAGGCCAGCCGCGCCGAGCAGATCCGCGTCGCCGAAAACGTCCTGCGCACTCAGGGCCTGGGCGCCTGGCCGACCTGCGGCGCCAAGGGCGCCACCCCGGCGGTGTGGACCACCTCCGCGCCGGCCACCTCGGCCCCTGCCGCCACCGGTTGCCAGGCCATTCGTCCCGGCGCCATCCTCGGGATCTTCGACGTCCGCAAGATGTGCACCGTGCTGACCTCCTTCGGCCAACCGCGCTAG